The following proteins come from a genomic window of Hydractinia symbiolongicarpus strain clone_291-10 chromosome 2, HSymV2.1, whole genome shotgun sequence:
- the LOC130627912 gene encoding uncharacterized protein LOC130627912, with protein MTSVESLTKPHAPSCTKEDSKKSSKDLTKCIICQKKQDNKGNKKLSSTENGRNAIFNCSKSLNDDLLKGIPLSQYDDINYHVNTCYPRYVRSKERFESRNETATSTEDLEVKPKRKKSNVSSPPPLAE; from the coding sequence ATGACTAGTGTTGAATCGCTTACAAAGCCACATGCACCGTCTTGTACAAAAGAAGATAGTAAAAAGAGTTCAAAGGACCTTACCAAGTGTATTATTtgtcagaaaaaacaagataatAAGGGAAACAAGAAACTTTCAAGTACAGAGAATGGAAGAAATGCTATATTTAACTGTTCAAAAAGTTTGAATGATGATTTATTGAAGGGGATACCATTGAGTCAATACGATGATATCAACTACCATGTCAATACTTGCTATCCCCGGTATGTACGTTCTAAAGAGAGATTTGAAAGTAGGAATGAAACAGCAACAAGCACAGAAGATCTTGAAGTTAAACCAAAacgaaaaaaatcaaatgtttcCAGTCCTCCACCTCTAGCTGAATAG